Proteins encoded within one genomic window of Bradyrhizobium sp. AZCC 1719:
- a CDS encoding DsbE family thiol:disulfide interchange protein, with product MSAPATSDRPRSRRWVVALPLIGFLAVAGLFLLRLYGGDPSRIPSALIGRPAPQTTLPALEGLVHNGNPVPGLDPAVFKGKVSVVNVWASWCVPCHDEAPLFTALAKDTRLQIVGINYKDSPDNARRFLGRYGNPFTVVGVDGNGRGSIEWGVYGVPETFVVGRDGTIRYKLVGPVTPANLHSVLKVEIEKALKAGN from the coding sequence ATGAGCGCGCCCGCAACATCGGATCGACCGCGCAGCCGGCGCTGGGTGGTGGCGCTGCCGCTGATCGGCTTTCTGGCGGTCGCCGGACTGTTCCTGTTGCGGCTTTACGGCGGTGACCCCTCCAGGATCCCTTCCGCCCTGATCGGCCGGCCAGCGCCGCAAACCACGCTGCCGGCGCTGGAGGGACTCGTCCATAATGGGAACCCTGTGCCCGGGCTCGACCCGGCCGTGTTCAAGGGCAAGGTCTCCGTCGTCAATGTCTGGGCATCCTGGTGCGTGCCCTGCCATGACGAGGCGCCGCTGTTTACCGCGCTGGCGAAGGACACGCGGCTGCAGATCGTCGGCATCAACTACAAGGATTCCCCTGATAACGCCCGCCGCTTCCTCGGCCGCTACGGCAATCCGTTCACCGTCGTCGGCGTCGACGGCAACGGCCGCGGCTCGATCGAATGGGGCGTCTATGGCGTGCCCGAAACCTTCGTGGTCGGCCGCGACGGCACCATCCGCTACAAGCTGGTCGGGCCGGTGACGCCGGCCAATCTCCATAGCGTGCTGAAAGTCGAAATCGAGAAGGCGCTGAAAGCGGGAAATTGA
- the ccmD gene encoding heme exporter protein CcmD encodes MTMSLGPYASFIVTSYALVAAIVLILIGWIALDYRHQKERLRELEASGVTRRSGRQATDI; translated from the coding sequence ATGACGATGTCGCTCGGCCCCTATGCCTCGTTTATCGTGACCTCCTACGCGCTGGTCGCGGCGATCGTGCTGATCCTGATCGGCTGGATCGCGCTCGACTATCGTCATCAGAAGGAGCGCCTGCGCGAACTCGAGGCCTCCGGCGTGACCCGGCGCTCCGGCCGTCAGGCGACGGACATTTGA
- a CDS encoding heme ABC transporter permease, whose product MTLIDLANPSKFLALTARVLPWLAGATAILLLVGFYQAAMAPDDYQQGATVKIMFIHVPNAWLSMFVWGVMSIAALGTLVWRHPLADVAAKAAAPIGAAFTFLALVTGSLWGRPMWGTYWEWDARLTSVLVLFLMYLGLMALWRAVEDPSRAARAAAVLTLVGAINLPIIKFSVDWWNTLHQPASVMRMGGPSLDNAFLIPLLVMAFGFSLLFVTLHVAAMRNEILRRRVRSLQMMQASQQAA is encoded by the coding sequence ATGACGCTGATCGACCTCGCCAATCCCTCGAAATTTCTCGCGCTGACGGCGCGCGTGCTGCCGTGGCTTGCGGGCGCGACCGCGATCCTTTTGCTGGTCGGTTTCTATCAGGCGGCGATGGCCCCCGACGATTACCAGCAGGGCGCCACCGTGAAGATCATGTTCATCCACGTGCCGAACGCGTGGCTTTCGATGTTCGTCTGGGGCGTTATGAGCATTGCCGCGCTGGGCACGCTGGTATGGCGGCATCCGCTCGCCGACGTCGCGGCCAAGGCCGCCGCTCCGATCGGCGCGGCGTTCACCTTTCTGGCGCTGGTCACGGGTTCACTGTGGGGGCGGCCGATGTGGGGCACCTATTGGGAATGGGATGCGCGACTCACATCGGTGCTGGTCCTGTTCCTGATGTATCTCGGCCTGATGGCGCTATGGCGTGCAGTGGAGGACCCGTCGCGGGCGGCACGGGCCGCCGCCGTGCTGACGCTGGTCGGCGCGATCAACCTGCCGATCATCAAGTTCTCGGTCGACTGGTGGAACACGCTGCATCAGCCGGCATCGGTGATGCGGATGGGCGGACCTTCGCTCGACAACGCGTTCCTGATTCCATTGCTCGTGATGGCGTTCGGTTTCTCGCTGCTGTTCGTGACGCTGCATGTGGCGGCGATGCGCAACGAAATCCTGCGCCGCCGCGTGCGCAGCTTGCAGATGATGCAAGCCAGCCAACAGGCGGCATGA
- the ccmA gene encoding heme ABC exporter ATP-binding protein CcmA has protein sequence MRLSGRQISCVRGGREVFSGLDFEAASGEVLAVVGPNGSGKTSLLRLIAGLLVPGGGSIGLEGGEAELTLPEQSHYLGHRDALKPALSVAENLSFWRDFLGGATGDVKECLTAVGLGHATYLPAAFLSAGQRRRLSIARLLVVRRPLWLLDEPTSALDTAGQELFVGVMREHLASGGIIVAATHTPLGIKARELRMGGGK, from the coding sequence ATGCGGCTCTCGGGACGCCAAATCAGTTGTGTCAGAGGCGGCCGAGAGGTGTTCTCGGGCCTCGATTTCGAGGCCGCTTCCGGCGAAGTGCTGGCCGTGGTCGGCCCGAACGGCTCGGGCAAGACCTCGCTGCTGCGCCTGATCGCGGGTCTCCTGGTGCCGGGGGGCGGATCGATCGGCCTGGAAGGCGGCGAGGCGGAGCTGACCTTGCCGGAGCAATCCCACTATCTGGGCCACCGCGATGCATTGAAGCCTGCGCTGAGCGTTGCGGAAAACCTGTCGTTCTGGCGGGATTTTCTGGGTGGGGCGACCGGCGACGTCAAAGAGTGCCTCACCGCCGTGGGGCTCGGCCACGCCACTTATCTGCCGGCGGCCTTTCTCTCGGCTGGTCAGCGGCGCCGACTGTCGATCGCGCGGCTGCTCGTGGTGCGGCGGCCGCTCTGGCTATTGGACGAGCCGACCTCGGCGCTCGACACCGCCGGACAGGAACTATTCGTGGGCGTGATGCGCGAGCATCTCGCCAGCGGCGGCATCATTGTTGCGGCGACACATACTCCGCTCGGGATCAAAGCGAGGGAACTGCGGATGGGGGGCGGGAAGTGA
- the ccmB gene encoding heme exporter protein CcmB → MTALAALIRRDIKIALRVGGGALIGVLFFLTVTVLMPFAIGPDLPLLARLGPAILWLGALLASLLTLDRLFTADHEDGSLDLIVMGRTPLELACAAKALAHWLAAGVPLIAATPVLGLLLNLDAAATSAVALTLLVGTPALTFTGMIGAALAVTLHRGGLLLAVLVLPLSIPVLIFGVAASQAAITGPLSFGTPFSILCALSLVSFVVGPFAAATSLRHGLD, encoded by the coding sequence ATGACCGCGCTCGCCGCACTGATTCGCCGGGACATCAAAATCGCACTCCGCGTCGGCGGCGGCGCGCTGATCGGCGTGCTGTTCTTCCTCACCGTCACGGTGCTGATGCCGTTCGCGATCGGACCGGACCTGCCACTGTTGGCCCGGCTCGGCCCCGCAATCCTCTGGCTCGGCGCGCTGTTGGCCAGCCTGCTCACGCTCGACCGGCTGTTCACGGCCGATCATGAGGACGGCTCGCTCGACCTGATCGTGATGGGCCGGACGCCGCTGGAACTCGCGTGTGCCGCGAAAGCGCTGGCGCATTGGCTCGCTGCCGGTGTGCCGCTGATCGCGGCCACGCCCGTCCTCGGGCTGTTGCTCAACCTCGACGCCGCGGCGACCTCGGCGGTGGCGCTGACCCTGCTGGTGGGGACGCCGGCACTGACGTTCACGGGCATGATCGGCGCGGCGCTCGCCGTGACATTGCATCGCGGGGGCCTCCTGCTCGCGGTGCTGGTGCTGCCGCTGTCGATCCCGGTGCTGATCTTCGGCGTTGCGGCGTCACAGGCGGCCATTACCGGCCCGCTATCGTTTGGAACTCCGTTTTCGATCCTTTGCGCGCTCTCGCTGGTCAGTTTCGTGGTCGGACCGTTTGCCGCTGCGACCAGCCTGCGGCACGGTCTGGACTGA